The Fuscovulum sp. sequence GATGCCGTGCTCCCCCTTTTGCCGCTGGGCCTGCGGCTGGTGCGCTATGACAAGCGCGGGCATGGCCTGTCGGATCATGGCAGCGGGACACGGATCGAGGATCATGCCGCGGATGCGATTGCAGTGATCGAGGCGTTGGGCGGCGGCCCGATCGTCTTTGTCGGGCTTTCCATTGGCGGGCTGATCGGGCAGGTCGTTGCCAGCCAGCGCCCCGACCTTGTGCGCGCGTTGGTCTTGTCCAACACCGCCGCTCGTCTCGGTACCTTGGAAAGCTGGCAGGCCCGGATTGATGCCGTCGCTTCGCACGGGCTTGGGTCTATTGCTGATGCGGTGATGGAGCGGTGGTTTGCCGCCCCGTTCCGCGCCAGTCCGTCCTGTGCCCCTTGGCGCAACATGTTGCTGCGCACGCCGGCCGAAGGCTATGTCGCTGCGTGTCAAGCGCTTGCCACTGCGGATCAGAGCAGCGCCACCGCCGCCTTGCGCCTGCCAACGCTGGTGATCGCCGGATCAGAAGATGGGGCGAGCCCGCCTGATCTGGTGCAGGCCACTGCAGCCCTTATCCCGGGCGCCGCGTTCCATATCATCCCTGGCGCAGGCCACCTGCCTTGCGTCGAGACGCCCGCAGCCTGGGCTGCTATCGTCTCGCCTTTCCTGAAAGCCCACGCCCATGTCTGACCTGACCAAGACGGCCATGACAACCCGCCGCCGCGTCCTGGGCGATGCCCATGTGAACCGCGCCGAGGCAGCAAAGACCCCGTTTGACACCCCTTTTCAGGCGTTGATCACCGATGCCGCCTGGGGACATGTCTGGTCGCGCGATACCATCTCGTTGCGCGAACGGTCGATGCTGACCATCGCCTTGCTTGCGGGGCTGGGCAACGATCACGAATTGGCCATGCACATCCGGGCCACCCGCAACACCGGTGCCACGCAATCCGACGTGATGGAGGCGCTGTTGCATGTCGCCATCTATGCGGGTGTGCCGCGCGCCAACCATGCCATTTCGATCGCCAAGGAGGTTTTCGCCGCCATGGAGCAGGAGGTCACCCGATGAAGCCCGCCGAATTCTATATGCGCGACCGCAACCTGCATCCGCCCGCCCACCATCCGGGTTACAAGACCAGCGTGCCACGATCGCCCCGCAACGCGCTTTTGACGCTGCAACAGACCGTGTCAGAAATCACCGGGCCGACCTTCGGGCATAATGATATCGGCGCGCTCGACAATGACCTGACGCTGAACTTCAACCACGGCGGTCTGCCAGTGGGCGAGCGGATCATTCTGCAGGGCAGGGTTCTTGACGAGAACAACCGCCCCGTACCGAATACCTTGGTCGAAATCTGGCAAGCCAACGCCTCGGGTCGGTATCGCCACAAGAAAGACGCCTATCTAGGTGCGCTGGACCCGAATTTTGGCGGCTGCGGGCGCACGCTGACCGATGCAGAGGGCCGCTATGCCTTTCGCACCATCAAGCCCGGGCCTTACCCTTGGCTGAACTATGTCAACTCCTGGCGGCCCGCGCATATCCATGTCTCCGTTTTTGGCACGTCGTTCAGCCAGCGCCTGATCACGCAGCTTTACTTTGAGGGCGATCCGCTGATCCCGAAATGCCCGATCGTTCAGACCATCCCCGACCCGCAGGCGGTGCAGCAATTGATTGCCGTGCTTGATCTGAATTCTGCCGTGCCTATGGATTGTCTGGCCTATAAGTTTGACATCGTGCTGCGCGGGCGGCGGTCGACGCTCTTTGAAAACCGGCTTGAGGGGAACTGAGATGGTCCAAACCTTGCCCTACCTGCGCGAAAGCGCCTCGCAAACCGCTGGTCCCTATGTCCATATCGGGCTGGCCCCCGGTGCCGCCGGATTTCATACCTTTGAGACCGAACTGGGCCAGACCCTTGCGCCCGAAGGTGTTCCCGGCCCCCGAGTCACCATCGAAGGCCAAGTGTTCGATGGTCTGGGTGCGCCGATCAAGGATGTGCTGATCGAGGTCTGGCAGGCGGATGCGAACGGCATCTACCCCCATCCGGAAGATCCCCGCGCGGCCGATTGCGCGCCGGGCTTTCGTGGGTGGGGCCGAGTGATTTCAGATTTTGACACAGGGCTTTTTCGGTTTGAAACCGTCAAGCCCGGTCCAGTTGCGGGCCGTGCGGGCCGGATGCAGGCGCCGCACCTGAACCTTTGGCTTGTCTCACGGGGTATCAACATCGGGTTGAACACGCGGATGTACTTTCCCGAAGACACCGCCGCCCATGCTGCCGACCCTGTGCTTGGAAGTATCGAGCAGCGTGCCCGCGTGGCGACGCTGATCGCTATTGCGACCGGGCCATCCACCTATCGCTTCGATATCCGGTTGCAGGGCGACGGCGAAACCGTATTCATCGACGTGTGACAATGTCCAATCCGTGCATCATCTGCGTCGCCATCACCGGGTCCTTGCCGACCAAGGCCAACAATCCCGCCGTGCCGATCACCATCGCCGAACAGGTGGAAAGCACGCAGGAAGCGTTCGAGGCCGGGGCGAGCATTGCGCATTGCCATGTCCGCGATGATGAGGGAAAGCCGACCAGCGACCCCGACCGTTTCGCGCGGCTGAAGGAAGGGCTGGAAAAGCACTGCCCCGGCATGATCGTGCAATTGTCCACCGGTGGGCGATCAGGGGCCGGTTATGCGCGTGGCGGCATGCTGCCCTTGCGGCCGGATATGGCCAGCCTTTCGGTAGGGTCGAACAACTTTCCGACCCGCGTTTACGAAAACCCTCCTGATCTGGTGGATTGGCTTGCTGCCGAGATGCTGAAGTACGAGGTCAAGCCCGAGATCGAGGCTTTTGATCTTTCGCATATCCTCAAGGCCAAGGAGATGCAGACCAAGGGACAGTTGGCAGGCACGCCCTATGTGCAATTCGTGATGGGTGTTAAGAACGCAATGCCCGCAGACCGCCACGTGTTCGACTACTACATCGCCACCGTCAAACGCCTGTTCGGCGACGATGTGCCCTGGTGCGCGGCCGGGATAGGGCCGGCGCAGATCATCCTGAACGACTGGGCCGTTTCTTCTGGTGGCCATGCCCGCACGGGGCTGGAGGATAACGTGCGTCTTGACCGTGACAGGCTTGCCCCGTCCAACGCGGCCCTTGTTCAGCGGGTGGTCGACCTTTGTGATCGTTACAACCGCCCGGTGGCGACCTGGGCAGAGGCCCGCGCCATCCTTGGCCTTCCTTTGCCGCAAACCGCCTAGAACGCCCCCCCCGAGAAAGCCCGCCATGCCCGCCAGTCCGATGAATTCCCAGATCTATGCGGGGCTTTTTGGTGACCCGGAAACGGAGCGCCTTTTCAGCGACAGCGCCGAACTGCGCGCCATGCTGCTGGTCGAGGGAGCGCTGGCCCGTGTTCAAGGCAATCTGGGTCTGATCCCCGCAGATGCGGCCGCCTTCATCGAGCGAGCCGCGCATGAAGTGCAGATCGACCCTGCCG is a genomic window containing:
- the pcaD gene encoding 3-oxoadipate enol-lactonase, producing the protein MQVLTRPFGALHIQTDGPEGAPAVVFANSLGTDLRLWDAVLPLLPLGLRLVRYDKRGHGLSDHGSGTRIEDHAADAIAVIEALGGGPIVFVGLSIGGLIGQVVASQRPDLVRALVLSNTAARLGTLESWQARIDAVASHGLGSIADAVMERWFAAPFRASPSCAPWRNMLLRTPAEGYVAACQALATADQSSATAALRLPTLVIAGSEDGASPPDLVQATAALIPGAAFHIIPGAGHLPCVETPAAWAAIVSPFLKAHAHV
- the pcaC gene encoding 4-carboxymuconolactone decarboxylase yields the protein MSDLTKTAMTTRRRVLGDAHVNRAEAAKTPFDTPFQALITDAAWGHVWSRDTISLRERSMLTIALLAGLGNDHELAMHIRATRNTGATQSDVMEALLHVAIYAGVPRANHAISIAKEVFAAMEQEVTR
- the pcaH gene encoding protocatechuate 3,4-dioxygenase subunit beta produces the protein MKPAEFYMRDRNLHPPAHHPGYKTSVPRSPRNALLTLQQTVSEITGPTFGHNDIGALDNDLTLNFNHGGLPVGERIILQGRVLDENNRPVPNTLVEIWQANASGRYRHKKDAYLGALDPNFGGCGRTLTDAEGRYAFRTIKPGPYPWLNYVNSWRPAHIHVSVFGTSFSQRLITQLYFEGDPLIPKCPIVQTIPDPQAVQQLIAVLDLNSAVPMDCLAYKFDIVLRGRRSTLFENRLEGN
- the pcaG gene encoding protocatechuate 3,4-dioxygenase subunit alpha, whose translation is MVQTLPYLRESASQTAGPYVHIGLAPGAAGFHTFETELGQTLAPEGVPGPRVTIEGQVFDGLGAPIKDVLIEVWQADANGIYPHPEDPRAADCAPGFRGWGRVISDFDTGLFRFETVKPGPVAGRAGRMQAPHLNLWLVSRGINIGLNTRMYFPEDTAAHAADPVLGSIEQRARVATLIAIATGPSTYRFDIRLQGDGETVFIDV
- a CDS encoding 3-keto-5-aminohexanoate cleavage protein → MSNPCIICVAITGSLPTKANNPAVPITIAEQVESTQEAFEAGASIAHCHVRDDEGKPTSDPDRFARLKEGLEKHCPGMIVQLSTGGRSGAGYARGGMLPLRPDMASLSVGSNNFPTRVYENPPDLVDWLAAEMLKYEVKPEIEAFDLSHILKAKEMQTKGQLAGTPYVQFVMGVKNAMPADRHVFDYYIATVKRLFGDDVPWCAAGIGPAQIILNDWAVSSGGHARTGLEDNVRLDRDRLAPSNAALVQRVVDLCDRYNRPVATWAEARAILGLPLPQTA